CGGCAACGAGCACGGCAAAGCCCACTATGGTCAGCAAAAGGATGGAATTGAATGCATTCTTCATAGTTTACCCTAGTTAATTTTGAGTCCTGTTAGGATTCATTGTTTCAAACAAGTTAAGTTGACCGCGGTTGAACCCGCGGAGGAACAAAGCCCACTTGCTCTGATACCAGTCAATAATCTGGAGCGTGAGACCGCGGGCGTAATCACAAAAATCGTCGGTAAAGGCCAAAAAGCAGTTCTCGTAGGCATAATGCGGGTTCCAGAAACGGCCCACATTGCGAGCGCAACTCGTTGCCGAGGTGTAATAACGCGGTTGGGACTTGCTCGCAAACGCCGCGGCAAAACGCTTTTTGGCAATCTGGTTCAGCGACATGCGGAGCGAAACAATCATCGCGTTCTCTTTTTCGCGAAGGCTCGACTCCAAGCACGGCAAAAGCTTAGAGACCGCGTCCACGGCGCTCTCGCCATGCCAGTACTTGCAAAGCTTTTCTTGAAGCTGCATCACGCGGCCATGCATGCGCACAAACAACGGTTCGGCGTCGCTCACCAGCAGGTGGATGGTCGCAGAATAAAACGCACTAATGTCCTGCTTGTTGTTCTTCACGGTGAGGGTCCAGCCCTTTTCTTCGTCGTGCGTCAAAAAGTCACCGCCCTCCAAGAGCAAGCGCAGCACCTCGTCGGTCGAAAAGCGCTGCATCCACTTGGCACGGAACTCGTCGTAGAGCTTGTTGGCGTCCGCCTTGATTTGCGGGAAACTCGCATCGCAAAGTTTCCAGGCGGTCTCGCTAAAGCTGATGAGCTCCGAGCCGCCCACGGCCTCGTCGCGGTTGTTGATCATCGCGTCCAAATGCTCGAACAAGGCAATGGACCACGTGACCATCATGGACTGCGAAAGAGTCGCCATCATCAGCGGACGGTCCGGACGCGCCGAAAGGCGCATACTCGTCCCCGTCATCTTGCGGATTGCTCGGCGAAAAGACTCTTCCACGTGCTACCCCTTAGAATCCCGTTTCAATGCGGTGCCACACATTGCGGCTCACGCGCTTGCCCTGGCTCACCATCTCGGCACTCTCATCGCGCACGTCGGTTTCCAGGTTGCCCTTGATCAGCGAGAGGTCCCCGTCATAGACACCCCCGTGTTCCAAATAAAGTCCATAGACATTGCCATTCACCTTGGTGTCGGCGGCAAGCACCTTGCTCGCCCGCACCGATATGGCAAAGCGGTTACGCGAAAAATCGCAACGCGAGAGGAAAATCTCGGGAACGTCGTCGATCCACAGTCCGTAATAGTTGTTGATGAACTTGACGTTCTCAAAGATGCCGCGCGTGCGGAAGACCGTGTTGCGGAAGGCATTCTCGACCTTCATGTTCTTGACTTCGAAGGGTCTGCTGCTCGAAACAAAGTGGATGCCGTTCCAGCTCTCGCTGGAGTCGGCGCTGCAAAAAACAATCGGCTTGGCCTCGGTGCCCAAGATCTTGACCGGACCGCGAAGCATGAGCTTGGCGTACTCGCCCATGAGGACCGTGACACCTGGTTCCACTTCAAAAGTATCGGTCGAGCTCAAAACCACGCCCTGTTCCAAAATATAGGGGCTGTCCTTTTCTTGCAAAAAGACCTTACCATTTTCCACCTGGGGGAACGGCATCTCGCCCGCAAAAGCAAATGACGCCAAAGCAAGCGCGCCCGAAAGGGCTATTTTACTGAGCTTGTTCAATTTCGCCCCTCAGTTTAATCTTTTGAATCACATGCATGTTCGGGAGCACCTGCGAAGCCACAATGTCGTGGATGTTCAAATGGCCCGAAAGTTCAAGTGAACCCGTGGTGACGACCCCGTGGGTGATATCGAACAAAATCGAACCCGAACCCACGATAAAGCCGTCGCTCTCCATGCGCACGTCCGACGTGGAATCCGGCACTTCCTTGTACTTCACGTTCATGCCGATCTTCGCCATCTGCACGCCGTCGTGCAGGTACAGGTCCTCGAGCTTGAAGGACTTGTAGACCGTCGTGGTACGGCCATTGGCCGGGATCTCGACCGGGCGTTCCCAAACGTCGCCCAGCTTCACAGGCGTCCCCGGAAGCACAGGCTGAACCTTCATAAAGAGCTTCATCAGGTTCAGCTCCTCGGTACCCGGCTGCAAGGCGACATCCTCCACAGAAGGGTCGCTAATGGAGCCGTCGCCGGTCATTTTGAACTGGAAATGCTGCGTAGC
This genomic stretch from Fibrobacter sp. UWP2 harbors:
- a CDS encoding right-handed parallel beta-helix repeat-containing protein produces the protein MNKLSKIALSGALALASFAFAGEMPFPQVENGKVFLQEKDSPYILEQGVVLSSTDTFEVEPGVTVLMGEYAKLMLRGPVKILGTEAKPIVFCSADSSESWNGIHFVSSSRPFEVKNMKVENAFRNTVFRTRGIFENVKFINNYYGLWIDDVPEIFLSRCDFSRNRFAISVRASKVLAADTKVNGNVYGLYLEHGGVYDGDLSLIKGNLETDVRDESAEMVSQGKRVSRNVWHRIETGF